One window of the Pseudomonas sp. S04 genome contains the following:
- a CDS encoding NAD(P)/FAD-dependent oxidoreductase, translating into MNQATQFNPDTEHARSYYAASAKGMRQRPALSADLEADVCVIGGGFTGVNTAIELSQRGLSVILLEARRIGWGASGRNGGQLIRGVGHDVSGFARYVGEDGVRYLERAGIESVQVVAERIRQHGIDCDLRWGFCELANTAAQFAAFKAEQQSLQAQGYAHETRLVAAQDIDQVVNSKVYAGGLVDMGSGHLHPLNLVLGEAQVAESLGVRIFEHSPVLEIVHGSTVKVRCASGSVRAGTLVLACNAHLEELEPKLSGKVLPAGSYIIATEPLSQQAADQLIPQNLALCDQKVGLDYYRLSADRRLLFGGACHYSGRDPADISAYMRPQMLKVFPQLADVRIDYQWGGRIGISANRFPQIGRLSAHPNVYYAQGYSGHGLNVTHWCARLLGEAIHAGHSQGFDVFSAVPHLTFPGGRALRTPLLALGMAWYRLKEMVG; encoded by the coding sequence ATGAACCAGGCCACTCAATTCAACCCAGACACCGAGCACGCCCGCTCCTACTACGCGGCCAGCGCCAAGGGCATGCGCCAACGCCCGGCGCTGAGCGCGGACCTGGAGGCCGACGTCTGTGTGATCGGCGGCGGTTTTACCGGGGTCAATACCGCCATCGAACTGTCCCAGCGCGGGCTCTCGGTGATCCTGCTGGAGGCTCGGCGGATCGGCTGGGGCGCCAGCGGGCGCAACGGCGGACAACTGATCCGCGGCGTCGGTCATGACGTCTCGGGATTTGCCCGCTACGTCGGCGAGGACGGCGTGCGTTACCTGGAGCGCGCGGGGATCGAGTCGGTGCAGGTGGTGGCCGAGCGTATCCGCCAGCACGGCATCGACTGTGATCTGCGCTGGGGCTTTTGCGAACTGGCCAACACCGCGGCGCAGTTTGCCGCGTTCAAGGCTGAGCAACAGAGCCTCCAGGCCCAGGGTTATGCCCACGAGACCCGGCTCGTGGCGGCGCAGGACATCGACCAGGTGGTCAATTCCAAGGTCTACGCCGGGGGGCTGGTGGACATGGGGTCCGGGCATCTGCACCCGCTGAACCTGGTCCTCGGTGAGGCACAGGTGGCTGAGTCCCTGGGGGTGCGGATCTTCGAACACAGCCCGGTGCTGGAGATCGTTCACGGCAGTACGGTCAAAGTCCGCTGTGCCAGCGGCTCGGTACGCGCCGGCACACTGGTGCTGGCCTGCAACGCTCACCTAGAGGAGCTGGAGCCCAAGCTCAGCGGCAAGGTCCTGCCCGCCGGCAGCTACATCATCGCCACCGAACCGCTGTCGCAGCAGGCGGCGGATCAGTTGATCCCGCAGAACCTGGCGCTGTGTGACCAGAAAGTTGGCCTGGACTATTACCGGCTATCGGCCGACCGGCGCTTGTTGTTTGGCGGTGCCTGCCATTATTCCGGGCGGGACCCGGCGGACATCAGCGCCTACATGCGCCCACAGATGCTCAAGGTGTTCCCGCAATTGGCCGATGTGCGCATCGACTATCAATGGGGTGGGCGCATCGGGATTTCCGCCAACCGTTTTCCGCAGATCGGCCGTCTATCGGCGCACCCGAACGTGTATTACGCCCAGGGTTATTCCGGCCACGGCTTGAACGTCACCCACTGGTGCGCACGCCTGCTGGGCGAAGCGATCCACGCCGGACACAGCCAGGGCTTCGACGTGTTCAGCGCAGTGCCGCACCTGACCTTCCCCGGTGGCCGCGCATTGCGCACCCCGCTGCTGGCATTGGGCATGGCGTGGTATCGGTTGAAAGAGATGGTCGGGTGA
- a CDS encoding polyamine ABC transporter substrate-binding protein, translating to MRLMKSVVPVALALLCSAVAHAQPSVSVYNWTDYIGETTLADFTAKTSVKVIYDVFDSNETLEGKLLAGRTGYDVVVPSNHFLARQVKAGAFLKLDREQLPNWKNLDPKLLTLLEKNDPGNAHSVPYLWGTNGIGYNVDKIKQVLGVDHIDSWAVMFEPENLKKLSQCGVSMMDSADEVYPAILNYMGMDPRSEKVEDYKKAEAKLLTIRPYITYFHSSKYVSDLANGDICIAFGYSGDVFQAANRAKEAKNGVNIAYAIPKEGSNLWFDLLAVPADAGNPKQAYEFINYLLDPEVIAKVSATVGYANPNPAAKPFMDAELVNNPEVYPPQAVLDKLYISTTPTPEIMRLMTRSWSKVKSNK from the coding sequence ATGCGTCTTATGAAATCCGTGGTTCCCGTTGCCCTGGCGCTGTTGTGCAGTGCCGTTGCCCATGCGCAGCCCAGCGTCAGCGTGTACAACTGGACCGACTACATCGGCGAAACCACCCTCGCCGACTTCACCGCCAAGACCTCGGTCAAGGTCATCTATGACGTGTTCGACTCCAATGAAACCCTGGAAGGCAAGCTGCTCGCCGGGCGTACCGGCTACGACGTAGTGGTGCCGTCCAACCACTTCCTGGCTCGCCAGGTGAAGGCCGGGGCCTTCCTCAAGCTCGATCGCGAGCAATTGCCGAACTGGAAGAATCTCGACCCGAAACTCTTGACCCTGCTGGAAAAGAACGACCCCGGCAACGCGCACTCGGTGCCCTACCTGTGGGGCACCAACGGCATCGGTTACAACGTCGACAAGATCAAGCAGGTACTGGGAGTTGACCATATCGACTCGTGGGCAGTGATGTTCGAACCCGAGAACCTGAAAAAGCTCAGCCAGTGCGGCGTGTCGATGATGGATTCGGCCGATGAAGTGTACCCGGCCATCCTCAACTACATGGGCATGGACCCGCGCAGCGAAAAAGTCGAAGACTACAAAAAGGCCGAAGCCAAGCTGCTGACCATTCGGCCCTACATCACCTACTTCCACTCCTCCAAGTACGTCTCGGACCTGGCCAACGGTGATATCTGCATCGCTTTCGGCTACTCCGGCGACGTGTTCCAGGCCGCCAACCGGGCCAAGGAAGCGAAGAACGGGGTGAACATCGCCTACGCCATCCCCAAGGAAGGCAGCAACCTGTGGTTCGACCTGCTCGCGGTACCCGCCGATGCCGGCAACCCCAAGCAAGCCTACGAGTTCATCAACTACCTGCTGGACCCCGAGGTCATTGCCAAGGTCAGCGCCACCGTCGGCTACGCTAACCCGAACCCGGCCGCCAAGCCGTTCATGGATGCCGAGCTGGTAAACAACCCTGAGGTCTACCCGCCCCAGGCGGTGCTCGACAAACTCTACATTTCCACCACCCCGACGCCAGAAATCATGCGCCTGATGACTCGCTCCTGGAGCAAAGTGAAGTCCAACAAATGA
- a CDS encoding glutamine synthetase family protein yields MNAPFDQLSTWLKDHKITEVECVVTDLTGIARGKIAPTNKFLHERGMRLPESVLLQTVTGDFVDDDIYYDLLDPADIDMVCKPVSDAVYVIPWAIEPTAIVIHDTFDKFGNPIELSPRNVLKKVLQLYTDKGWKPIVAPEMEFYLTQRCEDPDLPLKAPLGRSGRAESGRQSFSIDAANEFDPLFEDVYDWCEAQGLDLDTLIHEDGPAQMEINFRHGDALDLADQITVFKRTLREAALKHNVTATFMAKPIGDEPGSAMHLHQSVVEIATGKPIFANEDGSMSELFLHHIGGLQKYIPKLLPMFAPNVNSFRRFLPDTSAPVNVEWGVENRTVGLRVPTSSPDAMRVENRLPGADANPYLAIAASLLCGYLGMVERVEPSAGVEGRAYERRNLRLPITIEDALAHMENCPTIESYLGSKFVRGYVAVKRAEHENFKRVISSWEREFLLLSV; encoded by the coding sequence ATGAACGCCCCTTTCGATCAGCTCTCCACCTGGCTGAAAGATCACAAGATTACCGAAGTCGAATGCGTGGTCACTGACCTGACCGGTATCGCTCGCGGCAAGATAGCGCCCACCAACAAGTTCCTGCATGAGCGAGGCATGCGCCTGCCGGAAAGTGTGCTGTTGCAAACGGTAACCGGGGACTTTGTCGACGACGACATCTACTACGACCTGCTCGACCCGGCCGACATCGACATGGTGTGCAAGCCGGTGTCCGACGCGGTGTACGTGATTCCATGGGCCATCGAGCCCACTGCGATCGTGATCCACGACACCTTCGACAAGTTCGGCAACCCGATCGAACTGTCGCCGCGCAACGTGCTCAAGAAAGTCCTGCAGCTGTACACCGACAAAGGCTGGAAGCCGATCGTGGCCCCGGAAATGGAGTTCTACCTGACCCAACGCTGCGAAGACCCAGACTTGCCACTCAAGGCGCCACTGGGCCGTTCGGGCCGTGCCGAAAGCGGTCGGCAGTCGTTTTCCATCGATGCCGCCAACGAATTTGATCCACTGTTCGAAGATGTCTACGACTGGTGCGAAGCCCAGGGCCTGGACCTCGACACGCTGATCCATGAAGACGGCCCGGCGCAGATGGAAATCAACTTCCGGCATGGCGACGCACTGGACCTGGCCGACCAGATCACCGTGTTCAAGCGCACCCTGCGCGAAGCGGCGCTCAAGCACAACGTCACCGCCACCTTCATGGCCAAGCCGATCGGCGATGAGCCAGGCAGCGCCATGCACCTGCACCAGAGCGTGGTCGAGATCGCCACCGGCAAGCCAATCTTCGCCAATGAAGACGGGAGCATGAGCGAACTGTTCCTGCACCATATCGGCGGCCTGCAGAAGTACATTCCCAAGCTGTTGCCGATGTTCGCCCCCAACGTCAACTCGTTCCGGCGCTTCCTGCCGGACACCTCGGCGCCGGTGAACGTCGAATGGGGCGTGGAAAACCGCACCGTCGGCCTGCGGGTGCCGACCTCGAGCCCGGACGCGATGCGCGTGGAAAACCGCTTGCCCGGCGCCGATGCCAACCCCTACCTGGCGATCGCGGCCAGCCTGTTGTGCGGTTACCTGGGCATGGTCGAACGAGTCGAACCGAGCGCCGGCGTCGAGGGCCGGGCCTACGAACGACGCAACCTGCGCCTGCCGATCACCATCGAAGACGCCCTGGCGCACATGGAGAACTGCCCGACCATTGAAAGCTACCTGGGCAGCAAGTTCGTGCGCGGCTACGTCGCGGTGAAACGCGCCGAACATGAAAACTTCAAGCGCGTGATCAGCTCCTGGGAACGCGAGTTCCTGCTGCTGAGCGTCTGA
- a CDS encoding helix-turn-helix domain-containing protein, translating into MTAPNPLHVQAFNTADVADQIRATPGWVQHYQQMSPGHFAGLVRYLDLQGVEIYEECMNTRVEQNFSAPPGALAFCFDRSDNALYVLNGESRNIWITPENYQEVAVVFGPQFLQRHGVSIERLEGLFMAPLNSQQNALFSRWLSGTLTRLSEAIDPPSREALTQQLLDDCLFILDNACVCLDQGALQRRAGERVLMKRVGEWAADTPEEQLNLLQLSQVAGVSLRQLQHAFKTYTGMAPTQWLRLRRLNSARRELLGSHPGQTTVAEVAMHWSFWHLGRFSSSYRALFKELPSDTLKRAGATATSGRVRR; encoded by the coding sequence ATGACAGCGCCAAATCCCTTGCATGTGCAGGCTTTCAACACCGCAGACGTCGCCGACCAGATACGCGCGACCCCTGGGTGGGTGCAGCACTACCAGCAGATGTCGCCCGGGCACTTCGCCGGCCTGGTGCGCTATCTGGACTTGCAGGGGGTAGAGATTTACGAGGAATGCATGAACACCCGGGTCGAGCAGAATTTCAGCGCGCCACCGGGGGCCTTGGCGTTCTGTTTCGACCGCAGCGACAACGCGCTCTACGTGCTCAACGGCGAAAGCCGCAATATCTGGATCACCCCGGAGAATTACCAGGAAGTGGCCGTGGTCTTCGGTCCGCAGTTCCTGCAGCGCCATGGCGTTAGCATCGAACGCCTGGAAGGCCTGTTCATGGCGCCGCTCAACTCGCAGCAGAACGCGCTGTTCAGCCGCTGGCTCAGCGGCACGCTGACCCGGCTGTCCGAAGCCATCGACCCGCCAAGCCGGGAAGCCCTGACCCAGCAACTGCTGGACGACTGCCTGTTCATCCTCGACAACGCCTGCGTCTGCCTCGACCAGGGTGCATTGCAGCGCCGGGCAGGGGAGCGGGTGCTCATGAAACGAGTGGGCGAGTGGGCAGCCGATACCCCGGAAGAACAGCTCAATCTGCTGCAGTTGTCCCAGGTCGCCGGGGTTTCCCTGCGCCAGTTGCAACACGCCTTCAAGACCTACACCGGCATGGCTCCAACCCAATGGCTGCGCCTGCGCCGCCTCAACAGCGCCCGCCGCGAACTGCTCGGCAGCCACCCCGGCCAGACCACCGTGGCCGAAGTGGCAATGCACTGGTCATTCTGGCACCTGGGACGTTTTTCCAGCAGCTACCGGGCACTGTTCAAGGAACTGCCGAGCGACACCCTCAAGCGTGCGGGGGCTACAGCAACCAGTGGGCGCGTGCGGCGTTAA
- a CDS encoding cupin domain-containing protein: protein MSNSNTPAPDIGSAAPHFLGTRIRGLRKRRGMTLAQLAQLSELTAGYISQLERNLAYPSIPALFNIARSLGVTIQWFFASEVPTAPEDQGVVVRKNSRLSVHYEDGIVDHLLTPQPNRQLEMLHSRFPPGTYSQQSYSHDGEEAGYLLCGSFELWVGDRHFQLSEGDSFSFSSQEPHRYGNPGEVDAVVIWVITPPTF, encoded by the coding sequence ATGAGCAACAGCAACACGCCTGCGCCCGACATCGGCAGCGCTGCGCCGCATTTCCTCGGCACGCGGATTCGCGGCCTGCGCAAACGCCGGGGCATGACCCTGGCGCAGCTGGCGCAGTTGAGTGAGTTGACCGCCGGTTACATCAGCCAACTGGAACGCAACCTCGCCTACCCGTCGATCCCGGCGCTGTTCAACATCGCCCGTAGCCTGGGCGTGACCATCCAGTGGTTCTTCGCCAGCGAAGTGCCCACGGCCCCCGAAGACCAGGGCGTGGTGGTGCGCAAGAACAGCCGCCTGAGCGTGCACTACGAAGACGGCATCGTCGACCACCTGCTCACCCCCCAACCCAACCGCCAACTGGAAATGCTCCACTCGCGCTTCCCTCCCGGCACCTACAGCCAGCAAAGCTACAGCCACGACGGCGAAGAAGCTGGCTACCTGCTGTGCGGCAGCTTCGAGCTGTGGGTCGGCGATCGGCATTTCCAGCTCAGCGAAGGCGACAGCTTCAGCTTCTCCAGCCAGGAACCACACCGCTACGGCAACCCTGGCGAAGTGGATGCGGTGGTGATCTGGGTGATTACTCCGCCGACGTTTTAA
- a CDS encoding oxidoreductase, with protein MPTSSPAFAHLFEPLQIRGKRLKNRIMSSGHDTSMPTDNLVNAQLIAYHRARAEGGVGLIVLQVAGVHDSARYTSHVLMATDDACIEGYRELARTCHEHGTLVLSQIFHPGREIMESSDGLLAVAYSASAVPNERFRVMPRALDQAMIDEIVAGYAAAARRLHQAGIDGVEVVASHGYLPAQFINPRVNRRTDHYNGDLEQRLRFLREVIAAVRASTDEQFIIGLRISADERDPEGLSEDESLASVQALQAQLDYVHIVAGTSASLGGAVHIVPPMAIEAAYLAKEAGTFKAGLKIPLFVTGRINQPQEAELILARGQADVCGMTRALICDPQMPNKTDAGRAEDVRACIACNQACIGHFHKGLPISCIQHPETGRELIYRQRAPATRRKRIMIAGGGPAGMKAAAVAAQRGHEVTLYEASSQLGGQVLLAQLLPRRAEFGGASTNLQREMQLAGVRVVRNTRVDRALVEREQPDLVIVATGAEPYWPNFERGGELQVVDAWQVLKDEVPIGRSVVVVDWRCDWIGPGIAERLVRAGHQVQLAVNGTHCGENLPLYVRDQLAGELHKLGIPITPYARLYGCDDNTVYLQHTASGEPMLLENIDTLVLCQGHQPVDTLGAELQGLVEFRRIGDCLAPRTAEEAIYEGLKVAWEL; from the coding sequence ATGCCGACCTCGTCCCCCGCCTTTGCCCATCTGTTCGAGCCCTTGCAGATCCGCGGCAAACGCCTGAAAAACCGCATCATGTCCAGCGGGCACGACACCTCGATGCCGACCGACAACCTGGTCAACGCGCAACTGATCGCCTATCACCGGGCACGCGCCGAAGGCGGTGTCGGGCTGATCGTGCTGCAGGTGGCCGGGGTCCACGACAGTGCGCGCTACACCTCCCATGTGCTGATGGCCACGGACGACGCCTGCATCGAGGGTTACCGTGAGCTGGCGCGGACATGCCACGAGCATGGCACCCTGGTGCTGTCGCAGATTTTCCACCCGGGGCGGGAAATCATGGAGTCCAGCGACGGTCTGCTGGCCGTGGCCTACTCCGCCTCTGCAGTGCCTAACGAGCGCTTCCGGGTGATGCCACGGGCGCTGGACCAGGCGATGATCGATGAGATCGTCGCCGGTTATGCGGCGGCCGCTCGCCGCCTGCATCAGGCTGGGATCGACGGGGTCGAGGTGGTCGCCAGCCATGGTTACCTGCCCGCGCAGTTCATCAACCCCCGGGTCAACCGACGCACCGATCACTACAACGGAGACCTCGAACAACGCCTGCGCTTCCTGCGGGAAGTGATCGCTGCAGTGCGCGCCAGCACCGATGAGCAGTTCATCATCGGCCTGCGGATTTCCGCGGACGAGCGTGACCCCGAAGGCTTGAGCGAAGATGAGTCCCTGGCCAGTGTGCAAGCGCTGCAAGCCCAGCTGGACTACGTGCACATCGTCGCCGGCACCTCGGCCTCGCTGGGCGGTGCAGTGCACATCGTGCCGCCGATGGCCATCGAAGCGGCGTACCTGGCCAAAGAAGCCGGGACCTTCAAAGCTGGCCTGAAGATTCCACTGTTCGTTACCGGCCGGATCAACCAGCCCCAGGAGGCCGAACTGATCCTGGCCCGGGGCCAGGCCGATGTCTGCGGCATGACCCGGGCGCTGATCTGCGACCCGCAAATGCCCAACAAGACCGACGCCGGGCGTGCCGAAGACGTGCGCGCGTGCATCGCCTGCAACCAGGCGTGCATCGGGCACTTCCACAAGGGATTGCCGATTTCCTGCATCCAGCACCCGGAAACCGGGCGCGAACTGATCTACCGCCAACGCGCGCCAGCGACTCGGCGCAAGCGCATCATGATCGCCGGCGGTGGCCCGGCCGGAATGAAGGCCGCAGCGGTGGCCGCCCAGCGCGGGCACGAGGTGACCCTGTACGAAGCCAGCTCGCAACTCGGCGGCCAGGTGCTGTTGGCCCAACTGCTGCCGCGCCGCGCCGAGTTCGGTGGAGCCAGCACCAACCTGCAGCGCGAGATGCAATTGGCCGGGGTGCGCGTAGTGCGCAACACCCGGGTCGACCGGGCACTGGTGGAGCGCGAACAGCCGGACCTGGTGATCGTTGCGACCGGGGCCGAACCTTACTGGCCAAACTTCGAGCGTGGCGGTGAATTGCAGGTGGTCGACGCCTGGCAGGTGCTCAAGGACGAGGTGCCGATCGGCCGTTCAGTGGTAGTGGTGGACTGGCGCTGCGACTGGATCGGCCCAGGTATCGCCGAGCGCCTGGTGCGGGCTGGGCATCAGGTCCAGTTGGCGGTCAATGGCACTCATTGCGGGGAAAACCTGCCGCTGTACGTGCGTGACCAACTGGCCGGCGAACTGCATAAGCTCGGCATCCCGATCACTCCGTATGCCCGGCTCTATGGCTGCGACGACAACACGGTGTACCTGCAACACACCGCCAGTGGCGAGCCAATGCTGCTGGAGAACATCGACACCCTGGTGTTGTGCCAAGGCCACCAACCGGTGGATACCCTAGGTGCCGAACTGCAAGGGCTAGTGGAGTTTCGCCGGATCGGCGACTGCCTGGCACCGCGCACCGCCGAAGAAGCCATCTACGAAGGCCTGAAAGTCGCCTGGGAGCTTTAA
- a CDS encoding ABC transporter substrate-binding protein, with product MAMGSVQAAPDMVVVGYGGAGQKAQDVAFFQPFSALDQSKLIQSEYNGEMARIKVMVDTGNVDWDVVQIEGPDLMRGCEEGMYERLDWTQLGHAAQLIPEAAQECGSAALVWSVAIAYDTDKLAQAPASWADFWNVEKIPGKRGLRKRAVYNLEFALLADGVKVEDVYQVLGTPEGVNRAFAKLTELKPHIQWWEAGAQPAQWLAAGDVVMTSTYSGRIAAAAQGGSHLGLVWPGSLYGMDYWAIIKGSRHVDQAKRFIAFTNQPDAQVKYVQQIPYGPTNTEAAARLDQSLARWVPTAPQNLKGALSMDVGFWVDHGEELEERFNAWASK from the coding sequence ATGGCCATGGGCAGCGTTCAGGCGGCGCCGGACATGGTGGTGGTCGGATACGGCGGCGCCGGACAGAAAGCCCAGGACGTGGCGTTTTTCCAGCCCTTCAGCGCGCTGGACCAGAGCAAATTGATCCAGAGCGAATACAACGGCGAAATGGCCCGGATCAAGGTGATGGTCGACACCGGCAACGTCGATTGGGACGTGGTGCAGATCGAAGGCCCGGACCTGATGCGCGGCTGCGAAGAGGGCATGTACGAGCGCCTGGACTGGACGCAACTGGGGCATGCCGCACAATTAATTCCCGAGGCCGCGCAGGAGTGCGGTTCCGCCGCGTTGGTGTGGAGCGTGGCGATTGCCTATGACACCGACAAGCTGGCCCAGGCCCCGGCCTCATGGGCGGATTTCTGGAACGTGGAGAAAATCCCCGGCAAGCGCGGCCTGCGCAAACGCGCGGTGTACAACCTGGAGTTCGCCTTGCTGGCCGACGGGGTCAAGGTCGAGGACGTCTACCAGGTCCTGGGCACTCCTGAAGGGGTCAACCGCGCCTTCGCCAAGCTGACCGAACTCAAGCCCCATATCCAGTGGTGGGAAGCCGGCGCACAACCGGCACAATGGCTGGCCGCCGGCGACGTGGTCATGACCTCGACCTACAGCGGGCGGATTGCCGCCGCCGCCCAGGGCGGCAGTCACCTGGGCCTGGTCTGGCCGGGCAGCCTGTACGGCATGGACTACTGGGCGATCATCAAGGGCTCCCGGCATGTCGATCAGGCCAAGCGGTTTATCGCCTTCACCAATCAGCCCGATGCCCAGGTCAAGTACGTGCAGCAGATTCCCTACGGTCCGACCAATACCGAGGCCGCGGCACGCCTGGATCAGTCGCTCGCGCGCTGGGTGCCGACCGCGCCGCAGAACCTCAAGGGTGCGCTGTCGATGGACGTCGGCTTCTGGGTCGATCACGGCGAAGAACTGGAAGAGCGTTTCAACGCCTGGGCCAGCAAATAA
- a CDS encoding class II aldolase/adducin family protein, protein MKQFVSPPDAPVERSATEQRLREELAACYRLIAHFRMTDLIFTHISVRLPGPEHHFLINPYGLMFDEISASNLVKIDLHGHAVEPSQYPVNPAGFVIHSAIHGARDDAQCVLHTHTRAGCAVAALKCGLLPVNQISMEFYGRVAYHDYEGVALDLSEQQRLVHDLADKPVLMLRNHGLLTVGATVGQAFLRMYYLEKACEIQLAAQACGELLLPPHEVCAHTERQFNDPGRPLEEGQLSDPDAMQLAWAAMLRLLERIAPGYRD, encoded by the coding sequence ATGAAGCAATTTGTCAGCCCCCCTGATGCGCCGGTCGAGCGCAGCGCCACCGAGCAGCGCCTGCGTGAAGAGTTGGCGGCGTGCTATCGCTTGATCGCGCACTTTCGCATGACCGACCTGATCTTCACCCATATCTCGGTGCGCCTGCCTGGGCCGGAGCACCACTTCCTGATCAACCCCTACGGCTTGATGTTCGATGAAATCAGCGCCTCCAACCTGGTGAAAATCGACCTTCACGGACATGCCGTAGAGCCGTCGCAATACCCGGTCAACCCGGCGGGTTTTGTCATCCACAGTGCGATCCACGGCGCCCGTGACGACGCCCAGTGCGTGCTGCACACCCACACCCGCGCCGGTTGTGCGGTGGCGGCCTTGAAGTGCGGGCTGTTGCCGGTCAATCAGATTTCCATGGAGTTCTACGGCCGGGTTGCCTACCACGACTACGAAGGTGTGGCGCTGGACCTCAGCGAGCAGCAGCGCCTGGTGCACGACCTGGCGGACAAGCCGGTGTTGATGTTGCGCAACCATGGCCTGTTGACCGTGGGCGCCACCGTGGGCCAGGCGTTCTTGCGCATGTATTACCTGGAAAAGGCCTGCGAGATCCAACTGGCGGCCCAGGCCTGTGGCGAATTGCTGCTGCCGCCCCACGAGGTCTGCGCGCACACCGAGCGCCAGTTCAACGACCCCGGCCGGCCCCTGGAAGAGGGCCAGTTGAGCGATCCGGATGCCATGCAACTGGCCTGGGCGGCGATGTTGCGCCTGCTCGAGCGCATTGCCCCAGGCTATCGTGACTGA
- a CDS encoding TetR family transcriptional regulator C-terminal domain-containing protein yields the protein MSQEARFSRMEPELRKANLIEATLVCLKRHGFQGASIRKICAEAGVSVGLISHHYSGKDELVAEAYMAITGRVMTLLREAMEQAAPTARERLSAFFRGSFSAELLDPQLIDAWLAFWGAVKTAEAINLAHEHSYGEYRGILRKVLAELAQEEGWEHFDADLAAIGLSALLDGLWLESGLNPGTFSPEQGMQICEAWVDGLLAGGRQRFCVPTGSC from the coding sequence ATGAGTCAGGAAGCCCGTTTTTCACGCATGGAACCGGAGCTGCGCAAGGCCAATCTGATCGAGGCGACCCTGGTGTGCCTCAAGCGCCATGGCTTCCAGGGCGCATCGATTCGCAAGATCTGCGCTGAGGCCGGGGTCTCGGTGGGGCTGATCAGCCACCACTATTCGGGCAAGGACGAACTGGTGGCCGAAGCCTACATGGCGATCACCGGGAGGGTCATGACTTTGCTGCGCGAGGCCATGGAGCAGGCCGCGCCGACTGCGCGGGAGCGATTGTCGGCGTTCTTTCGTGGCTCGTTTTCCGCCGAACTGCTGGACCCGCAACTGATCGATGCCTGGCTGGCGTTCTGGGGCGCGGTGAAAACCGCCGAGGCAATCAACCTGGCCCACGAACACTCCTATGGCGAGTACCGCGGTATCTTGCGCAAGGTGCTGGCCGAACTGGCCCAGGAGGAGGGCTGGGAACACTTCGATGCCGACCTCGCGGCTATTGGCCTGAGCGCCTTGCTCGATGGCCTGTGGTTGGAGTCCGGACTCAACCCCGGGACCTTCAGCCCGGAGCAGGGCATGCAGATCTGTGAAGCCTGGGTCGATGGGCTCCTGGCCGGCGGGCGCCAGCGTTTCTGCGTACCGACCGGCAGCTGTTGA
- a CDS encoding response regulator produces the protein MTPRVLIVDDDPLIRELLHAYLSQEGYAVHCAETAEAADTFLASQAVDLVMLDIRLPGKDGLTLTRELRVRSEVGIILITGRNDEIDRIVGLECGADDYVIKPLNPRELVSRAKNLIRRVRHAQAPQPLAAAAKPVKQFAAWALDTDRRRLIDDAGNETLLTHGEYQLLSVFLRNSGHTLSRDQLMDQIRNREWVPNDRSIDVLVGRLRRKLHDDPAEPQLIITIHGAGYLFTASVAA, from the coding sequence ATGACTCCTCGGGTACTGATCGTCGACGACGATCCGCTGATTCGCGAACTGCTGCACGCCTACCTGTCCCAGGAAGGGTACGCGGTCCACTGCGCCGAAACGGCGGAGGCCGCGGATACCTTCCTCGCCAGCCAGGCGGTCGACCTGGTGATGCTCGACATCCGCCTGCCAGGCAAGGACGGCCTGACCCTGACCCGCGAACTGCGGGTGCGCTCGGAGGTCGGGATCATCCTGATCACCGGGCGCAACGACGAAATCGACCGTATCGTCGGCCTGGAGTGCGGCGCCGATGACTATGTGATCAAGCCGCTGAACCCCCGGGAACTGGTGTCCCGGGCGAAAAACCTGATTCGCCGGGTGCGTCATGCCCAAGCCCCCCAGCCACTCGCCGCCGCGGCCAAGCCGGTCAAGCAATTCGCTGCCTGGGCCCTGGATACCGATCGCCGGCGCCTGATCGATGACGCCGGCAACGAGACCCTGCTGACCCACGGCGAATACCAGTTGCTCAGCGTGTTCCTGCGCAACAGCGGCCACACCCTGAGCCGCGACCAGTTGATGGACCAGATCCGCAACCGCGAGTGGGTGCCCAACGACCGCTCGATCGACGTGCTGGTGGGGCGCTTGCGGCGCAAGTTGCATGACGACCCGGCCGAGCCGCAGTTGATCATTACCATTCACGGCGCCGGTTACCTGTTTACCGCCAGTGTGGCGGCCTGA